A DNA window from Tamandua tetradactyla isolate mTamTet1 chromosome 22, mTamTet1.pri, whole genome shotgun sequence contains the following coding sequences:
- the FGG gene encoding fibrinogen gamma chain: protein MSLSLHPQNLILYLSTLVLLSSTCLAYVATRDNCCILDERFGNYCPTTCGIADFLSTYHTDVDKDLQALEDILHQAENKTSEAKELIKSIQVIYNPDEPPKPSRVDGATKNSKKIMEDIMKYEASILTHESSIKFLQDIYNTNSQKIANLKQKAMQLEEKCQEPCKDTVQIRDTTGKDCQDIANKGAKDSGLYFVKPLKAKQKFLVYCEIDPSGNGWTVLQKRLDGSLDFKKTWIQYKEGFGHLSPTGNTEFWLGNEKMHLISMQSAIPYALRVELEDWNGRTSTADYSTFRVAPEADKYRLTYTYFIGGDAGDAFDGYDFGEDPSDKFFTSHNGMQFSTWDNDNDKFDGNCAEQDGSGWWMNKCHAGHLNGVYYQGGTYSKASTPNGYDNGIIWATWKSRWYSMKKTTMKIIPLNRLTIGEGQQHHLGGAKQAGDI from the exons ATGAGTTTGTCCTTGCACCCCCAGAATTTAATTCTCTACCTCTCCACTCTTGTATTGCTCTCTTCAACATGCCTAGCA TACGTGGCCACCAGAGATAACTGCTGCATCTTGGATGAAAGATTT GGTAATTATTGCCCAACTACCTGCGGCATTGCAGATTTTCTGTCTACATACCACACCGATGTAGACAAGGACCTACAGGCTTTAGAAGACATCTTACATCAAGCTGAGAACAAAACATCAGAAGCCAAAGAACTGATCAAATCAATCCAGGTCATTTATAATCCTGATGAACCGCCAAAACCAA GTAGAGTAGACGGTGCCACTAAGAATTCCAAGAAAATTATGGAAGATATCATGAAATATGAAGCCTCCATTTTAACACACGAATCAAGTATTAA ATTTTTGcaggatatatataatacaaatagTCAAAAGATTGCTAACTTGAAACAGAAGGCAATGCAGCTTGAAGAAAAGTGCCAGGAACCTTGCAAAGACACAGTACAAATACGTGATACAACTGGGAAAG ATTGTCAAGACATTGCAAACAAGGGAGCCAAAGATAGTGGGCTTTACTTTGTCAAACCTCTGAAAGCTAAGCAGAAGTTCTTGGTCTACTGTGAAATTGATCCATCTGGCAATGGATGGACTGTACTTCAGAAG AGACTTGATGGCAGTTTGGATTTCAAGAAAACTTGGATTCAATATAAAGAAGGGTTTGGACATCTGTCTCCTACTGGCAACACAGAGTTTTGGCTGGGAAATGAGAAGATGCATTTGATAAGCATGCAGTCTGCAATCCCATATGCATTAAGAGTGGAACTGGAGGACTGGAATGGCAGAACCAG TACTGCAGACTATTCCACATTCAGGGTGGCACCAGAAGCCGACAAATACCGCCTGACATATACCTACTTCATTGGTGGAGATGCGGGAGATGCCTTTGATGGTTATGATTTTGGTGAGGATCCAAGTGACAAGTTTTTCACATCCCACAATGGCATGCAGTTCAGTACCTGGGACAATGACAATGATAAGTTTGACGGCAACTGTGCTGAACAGGATGGGTCTGGATGGTGGATGAACAAGTGTCATGCTGGCCACCTCAACGGAGTTTATTACCAAG GTGGCACTTACTCAAAAGCATCTACACCTAATGGTTATGATAATGGCATTATTTGGGCCACTTGGAAATCCCGTTGGTATTCCATGAAGAAAACCACCATGAAGATAATCCCATTAAACAGACTCACCATTGGAGAAGGACAGCAGCACCATTTGGGGGGAGCCAAACAG GCTGGAGACATTTAA